From a region of the Teredinibacter turnerae genome:
- the tatC gene encoding twin-arginine translocase subunit TatC, translating to MTTHQTNEQLDEQPLVTHLIELRSRLLKCLAAVLVVFLALFNWANTIYEFVAEPLQKYLPANSHMIATDVASPFLTPFKLTLFTSVFIAMPFIFYQLWAFIAPALYNRERKIALPLFGSSVVLFYAGMAFAYYVVFPLVFGFFTSVGPESVAVMTDITKYQSFVIKLFFAFGAAFEIPVATVLLISAGVLSSQQLARKRPYVVVACFVIGMLLTPPDIISQAMLAIPMWILFELGLLFGRFVRPHNIQDTADSES from the coding sequence ATGACGACCCACCAAACTAATGAGCAACTGGACGAGCAACCTCTGGTTACTCACCTGATAGAACTTCGTTCACGACTCCTGAAGTGCCTGGCAGCCGTGCTTGTCGTATTCCTTGCACTGTTCAACTGGGCAAATACTATCTACGAATTTGTCGCCGAACCACTGCAAAAGTATTTACCAGCCAACAGCCACATGATCGCGACAGACGTGGCTTCGCCATTTCTCACCCCGTTTAAACTTACCCTGTTCACCTCTGTCTTTATCGCGATGCCGTTCATTTTTTATCAGCTTTGGGCTTTTATCGCGCCAGCACTCTACAACCGCGAAAGAAAGATAGCGCTCCCTCTCTTCGGGTCGAGTGTGGTGCTCTTCTACGCGGGAATGGCCTTCGCGTACTACGTGGTATTTCCGCTGGTGTTCGGCTTCTTTACTTCGGTCGGGCCGGAAAGCGTCGCGGTGATGACCGACATCACGAAATACCAGAGCTTCGTGATCAAGCTGTTTTTTGCATTTGGCGCGGCCTTCGAGATCCCTGTGGCGACAGTATTGCTGATCTCTGCCGGCGTTTTATCAAGTCAACAGCTGGCCAGGAAGCGGCCCTATGTGGTGGTGGCCTGCTTTGTTATTGGGATGCTGTTAACGCCGCCAGATATTATCTCGCAGGCGATGCTGGCAATACCTATGTGGATTCTGTTCGAACTCGGCCTGCTGTTTGGCCGCTTTGTTCGCCCCCACAATATCCAAGATACCGCCGACTCCGAATCCTGA
- the tatB gene encoding Sec-independent protein translocase protein TatB, which yields MFDIGFLELVVVAAVGLVIIGPEKLPGAIRTVAIWIGTIRRTLGNARAEFERQIGADEIRREIHNEQVLASLRAAKSTRDEIQNKLNNLATDSLKSAESTNEPENAGENSSPATPDKPASTTSDQKTP from the coding sequence ATGTTTGACATTGGTTTTTTAGAGCTGGTGGTGGTTGCGGCGGTCGGATTAGTCATTATCGGCCCGGAAAAATTACCGGGCGCCATACGCACGGTCGCCATCTGGATCGGCACTATCCGGCGAACGCTCGGCAACGCGAGGGCAGAATTCGAACGTCAGATTGGCGCAGATGAAATTCGTCGCGAAATTCACAATGAGCAGGTACTGGCGTCTTTGCGCGCCGCCAAAAGCACCCGCGACGAAATACAGAACAAGCTCAACAACCTTGCCACAGACTCACTCAAATCAGCAGAATCCACAAACGAACCCGAAAATGCTGGCGAGAATTCCTCGCCAGCCACGCCTGACAAGCCCGCTTCGACAACGTCCGACCAAAAGACGCCATGA
- the tatA gene encoding Sec-independent protein translocase subunit TatA, translating to MGLGGISIWQLLIILVIVLLLFGTKRLRGLGGDLGGAIKGFKSAMSEEESKEKSQEKIEADEQEKVSTTVEQPEKSEHKS from the coding sequence ATGGGACTCGGTGGTATTAGCATCTGGCAGCTTTTGATAATTCTTGTCATCGTACTTCTGCTGTTTGGCACCAAGCGTTTACGCGGGCTTGGCGGTGATCTCGGCGGCGCCATCAAAGGGTTCAAAAGTGCGATGAGCGAGGAAGAGAGCAAAGAAAAGTCGCAAGAAAAAATTGAAGCTGACGAGCAGGAAAAAGTATCAACAACCGTTGAGCAACCTGAAAAATCCGAGCATAAATCCTAA
- a CDS encoding phosphoribosyl-ATP diphosphatase, with protein MSDVLAELDKVLAQRKNAGDPESSYVAKLHHKGLNKILEKVGEECTETILAAKDAQHDSDTQHLIYETADLWFHSLVMLSHLGLSAEDVLNELARRFDLSGLEEKARRQS; from the coding sequence ATGAGCGATGTACTCGCGGAATTAGACAAGGTGCTGGCGCAGCGCAAAAACGCGGGGGACCCGGAGTCCTCGTACGTAGCAAAGCTGCACCATAAGGGCTTGAACAAAATTCTCGAAAAAGTGGGCGAAGAATGTACGGAAACGATTCTTGCCGCTAAAGATGCGCAGCACGACAGCGACACGCAGCACCTTATATACGAAACTGCGGACCTGTGGTTTCACTCGCTGGTAATGCTCTCACACCTCGGACTAAGCGCTGAGGATGTACTGAATGAATTGGCGCGCCGCTTTGACCTGTCGGGACTGGAAGAAAAAGCCCGACGCCAGTCATAG
- the hisI gene encoding phosphoribosyl-AMP cyclohydrolase: MNESSSFLDQVRWNSDGLVPAIAQDAASGEILMMAWMNRESLALTAEEQVAVYWSRSRQQLWRKGETSGHTQKIVAIQLDCDADAVVLKVEQIGGIACHTGRRSCFFLTLESGEWKENAAPLKDPNEIYS; this comes from the coding sequence ATGAATGAGTCTAGTTCATTCCTCGACCAGGTTCGCTGGAACAGCGACGGCTTGGTTCCCGCAATCGCCCAGGACGCCGCTAGCGGCGAGATTCTGATGATGGCCTGGATGAACCGAGAATCCCTCGCCCTCACGGCCGAAGAACAGGTTGCGGTATACTGGTCGCGTTCGCGCCAACAACTCTGGCGCAAAGGTGAAACCTCGGGCCATACGCAAAAAATCGTCGCTATCCAGCTGGACTGTGACGCAGACGCAGTAGTGCTGAAGGTTGAGCAAATTGGCGGTATCGCCTGCCATACAGGGCGGCGCTCCTGTTTTTTCCTCACCTTGGAAAGCGGTGAGTGGAAAGAAAATGCCGCGCCATTGAAAGACCCAAACGAGATTTACTCATGA
- a CDS encoding exodeoxyribonuclease VII small subunit has translation MARTKSPNFEASLAQLEELITQLESGDLSLEDSLKTFEQGIKLTRSCQKSLAEAEQKVEVLLKQDDGELTTAPFASDDEN, from the coding sequence TTGGCTAGAACAAAATCCCCCAACTTCGAGGCTTCTCTGGCACAGCTGGAAGAGTTGATAACCCAACTGGAAAGTGGCGATCTCTCACTGGAGGATTCCCTGAAAACCTTTGAACAGGGAATCAAGCTCACTCGCAGCTGTCAGAAGTCGCTTGCGGAGGCAGAACAGAAAGTCGAGGTTCTGCTTAAACAGGACGATGGCGAACTGACTACTGCGCCATTTGCCTCTGACGACGAGAACTGA
- the pomA gene encoding flagellar motor protein PomA, with translation MDLATIVGMIGALALIVISMLMSGELGMFVNAPSLVIVVGGTIFAVMAKYGLGQFLGAVKVAGKSFSSKLPDPNMLIDEIVALADEARKGGLLSLEGKEVSSDFLQRGIQLLVDGHDPDVVKALLSIDKNKAMERHTVGASIFAAMAEMAPAMGMIGTLIGLVAMLANMDDPKAIGPAMAVALLTTLYGAVIANAVCGPMADKLKLRAGEEAMIKSLVIDALLAIQGGQNPRVIDSMLRNYLPEGKRTVEAAE, from the coding sequence GTGGATTTAGCAACGATAGTCGGCATGATAGGCGCGCTCGCGCTTATCGTTATCTCCATGCTAATGAGTGGTGAGTTGGGCATGTTCGTCAATGCTCCGTCGCTGGTTATTGTGGTGGGCGGGACAATCTTTGCGGTAATGGCGAAGTACGGCCTCGGCCAGTTTTTGGGCGCTGTCAAAGTGGCCGGCAAGAGTTTTTCCAGCAAACTGCCAGATCCAAACATGTTAATCGACGAAATTGTTGCTCTCGCGGATGAAGCGCGTAAAGGCGGATTGTTATCGCTTGAGGGCAAAGAAGTCAGCAGTGACTTCTTGCAGCGCGGTATTCAGCTGCTGGTCGACGGCCATGACCCTGATGTGGTGAAGGCACTGCTCTCTATTGATAAAAACAAAGCGATGGAGCGGCATACGGTTGGTGCATCCATTTTCGCTGCGATGGCCGAAATGGCGCCAGCAATGGGGATGATTGGTACCTTGATTGGGCTGGTCGCAATGCTGGCCAACATGGACGACCCGAAAGCGATTGGGCCGGCGATGGCGGTGGCGCTGCTCACTACACTCTACGGTGCTGTGATTGCCAATGCCGTGTGCGGTCCGATGGCCGACAAACTAAAGCTGCGGGCAGGCGAGGAAGCAATGATAAAAAGCTTGGTCATCGATGCGCTCCTGGCGATTCAGGGCGGACAAAACCCCCGTGTGATTGACTCCATGTTGCGCAATTACCTGCCAGAAGGTAAGCGCACGGTAGAAGCGGCGGAATAA
- a CDS encoding flagellar motor protein MotB: MSSEDEEGCECPPGLPAWMGTFADLMSLLMCFFVLLLSFSEMDAMKFKRLAGSMAQAFGVQNKLNVTDIPKGTSIIAQEFSPARPEPTPLNVIYQNTQDITEMSLEQDCAQEYDIEQGEEGVDGGIKVRVKQKLEELLQKTEQDAYELAEALNEQIEAGHVEVETRGRLIIIRIREKGSFVSGSAELAPEYRDVMGEVRSVLTLKPGGIEVQGHSDNIPVRRGRYRSNWELSAARAVSVAQELMLGGALPPSRFEVSGFADTRPLVANTTPDNRARNRRVEILIKQGLEDELDQQDLDLLKDDAQGADILRELNLEPEYLFDLEPEDIF, encoded by the coding sequence GTGAGTAGCGAAGACGAAGAAGGCTGTGAATGCCCGCCCGGTTTACCCGCGTGGATGGGTACCTTTGCCGACCTGATGTCGTTGTTGATGTGTTTCTTTGTGCTTTTGTTATCGTTTTCGGAAATGGATGCGATGAAGTTTAAGCGCCTGGCGGGTTCAATGGCCCAGGCATTCGGCGTGCAAAACAAGCTAAATGTTACAGATATTCCTAAGGGTACCAGCATAATCGCGCAGGAATTCAGCCCTGCGCGGCCTGAACCAACACCGCTCAATGTAATTTATCAGAACACGCAGGACATCACGGAGATGTCGCTGGAGCAAGACTGTGCGCAAGAGTATGACATCGAGCAGGGCGAGGAGGGGGTTGATGGCGGCATCAAAGTTCGCGTCAAGCAGAAGCTGGAAGAGCTGCTGCAAAAGACCGAGCAGGACGCCTACGAGCTAGCCGAGGCATTGAACGAGCAAATTGAGGCGGGGCATGTCGAAGTCGAAACTCGTGGCAGGTTGATTATTATCCGCATTCGTGAGAAGGGGTCATTTGTTTCGGGGTCTGCGGAGCTGGCGCCAGAATATCGGGATGTCATGGGGGAAGTTCGCTCTGTGCTTACGTTAAAACCGGGCGGTATTGAAGTGCAGGGCCACTCGGACAACATTCCAGTGCGGCGGGGCCGCTATCGCTCCAACTGGGAGTTGTCTGCGGCGCGAGCGGTTTCGGTTGCACAGGAGCTAATGCTGGGCGGTGCTCTGCCCCCCAGTCGCTTTGAAGTATCGGGCTTTGCGGATACGCGCCCCCTCGTTGCCAATACAACACCAGATAATCGGGCGCGCAACAGACGCGTTGAGATTCTGATCAAGCAAGGGCTGGAAGACGAATTGGATCAACAGGATCTGGACCTACTGAAGGATGATGCGCAAGGCGCCGATATTCTTCGCGAACTGAATCTTGAGCCCGAATACCTTTTTGACCTGGAACCAGAAGACATTTTTTAG
- a CDS encoding PilZ domain-containing protein yields MSDERRRYFRITERVGVAYELLGTDGESHSRAPDRAQEQVASLLDDIEALDGQILHELEVMSSINPQIARLVGLFNQKLERVVNHVLMDNQLVSKLAQKLQEVNISACGMGFFSDEAAAEGALLRLELTLYPDKKTLNTHGKVIACELEAGSGRYYWRVDFESMSKAHQEVLIQHIVRSQSQQLKNKLKY; encoded by the coding sequence ATGAGTGATGAGCGCAGACGCTATTTCAGAATAACCGAGCGAGTAGGTGTGGCTTACGAACTCCTGGGCACTGACGGCGAATCGCACAGCCGGGCGCCAGACCGAGCGCAGGAGCAGGTAGCGAGCTTGCTGGATGACATAGAAGCACTCGACGGTCAGATTCTCCATGAACTGGAGGTTATGAGCAGTATCAACCCGCAAATCGCGCGCTTAGTCGGCTTGTTCAATCAAAAACTGGAACGCGTGGTGAATCACGTGCTGATGGACAACCAGTTGGTGAGCAAGCTTGCGCAGAAGCTGCAAGAAGTGAACATATCAGCCTGCGGAATGGGTTTTTTTTCGGACGAAGCCGCTGCTGAAGGCGCCTTGCTGCGGTTGGAGCTAACCTTGTATCCGGATAAAAAAACGCTGAACACGCACGGAAAGGTCATAGCCTGCGAGCTGGAGGCGGGCAGTGGTCGGTACTATTGGCGTGTCGATTTTGAATCCATGAGTAAAGCGCATCAAGAAGTACTGATTCAGCATATTGTCCGTTCGCAGAGTCAGCAGCTTAAAAATAAGCTTAAGTATTAA
- a CDS encoding HNH endonuclease, giving the protein MEARILRLNMAGQPIEWISWKETTCLYARGLIGWTLGGEVKKARGGYSRLTGLQTIISLPAIIACEGEKLAPMRLNPPLTNPALFARDNYQCMYCGKTFPYDALSRDHVHPSSRGGKDRWENVVAACKRCNQHKGDSLLEETHLELLALPYRPNPAEYLALINSERIRGDQMAYLKPQFSRYTPSGKICA; this is encoded by the coding sequence ATGGAAGCGCGAATTTTACGACTTAATATGGCAGGCCAACCTATCGAATGGATAAGTTGGAAAGAAACTACGTGCCTCTACGCGCGGGGATTGATTGGCTGGACACTCGGTGGCGAAGTCAAAAAGGCGCGCGGTGGCTACTCCCGGCTTACTGGATTGCAAACAATCATTTCGTTGCCGGCAATAATTGCCTGCGAAGGTGAGAAGCTGGCACCGATGCGATTAAACCCACCGCTCACGAATCCCGCGCTCTTTGCGCGCGATAATTACCAATGCATGTATTGTGGTAAAACCTTTCCTTACGACGCCTTATCGAGGGATCACGTCCACCCCAGTAGCCGGGGTGGCAAAGACCGCTGGGAAAATGTCGTCGCTGCTTGTAAAAGGTGCAATCAGCACAAGGGCGATTCTCTACTCGAAGAAACACACCTGGAGTTATTAGCGTTACCCTATCGACCTAACCCGGCTGAGTATTTGGCATTAATTAACAGCGAGCGTATTCGGGGTGATCAAATGGCTTATTTAAAGCCCCAGTTTTCCCGATACACCCCATCTGGAAAAATTTGTGCGTAA
- the moaB gene encoding molybdenum cofactor biosynthesis protein B, whose translation MGHTKSDQFSPLNIAVLTVSDTRTLATDTSGDALIDGIKTAGHNLVDRALEIDDIYQIRARLSHWIADQKTQVVLITGGTGFTGRDSTPEAVLPLLDKTVDGFGELFRQISFEQIGTSTIQSRALAGLANKTLIFCIPGSTNACKTAWSAIIEPQLDSRTRPCNFVQHL comes from the coding sequence ATGGGACACACGAAATCAGATCAGTTCAGCCCTTTGAACATTGCAGTACTTACCGTCTCCGACACCCGCACGTTAGCAACAGACACCTCCGGCGATGCCCTTATCGACGGCATTAAAACGGCGGGCCATAACCTGGTGGATCGGGCGCTTGAAATAGACGATATTTATCAGATTCGCGCGCGGCTGTCTCACTGGATAGCGGATCAAAAAACGCAAGTGGTGCTGATTACGGGTGGGACAGGGTTCACTGGACGGGACAGTACGCCCGAAGCCGTTCTTCCGTTACTAGACAAAACAGTGGATGGCTTCGGCGAGCTTTTCAGACAAATATCATTCGAACAAATTGGTACATCCACAATACAATCGCGCGCACTCGCAGGTTTAGCCAATAAAACGCTTATTTTCTGCATACCAGGCAGTACTAATGCGTGCAAAACAGCGTGGAGCGCTATAATCGAACCCCAATTGGACAGCCGCACGCGCCCCTGCAATTTTGTACAACATCTTTAG